DNA sequence from the Dreissena polymorpha isolate Duluth1 chromosome 3, UMN_Dpol_1.0, whole genome shotgun sequence genome:
CCATGATAATATAAGTTGTTAAATACCGTAGTGAGATTCAGTCTCTTCATACCATGATAGTATAAGTTGTTAAATACCGTGGTGAGATCCAGTCTGTTCATACCATGATAATATAAGTTGTTAAATACCGTGATGAGATTCAGTCAAGTTTATGTCTTTGTGATATTTATTCTCAACGACATAAACGTTTATTTTTGGCctttgtattaatttaaatattatttatttatatacagaaGTTAGATTCAGTTTTTACTTTCCGTGTTGAGATTATATTGGTACCTACCGTATTGAGTTTCAGTCAGTGTATGATGTGGTATGAATTGGTCTCTGATGAGATTAAGTTGGTCTATACATTGCAGAAATCCATTCATTTAACATCAGAAGAGATTCAGCCTGGTTTGACTTAAGATGTGCTTACTGTGTTGATAGTGAGACAGTATATACCGGAGTAAGATTCATTTTGTACACGTCACGGTAAAATAAAGTGTGTACATACTTTGGTGAGATTAAGGATGTAAATACCATCGTTAGATTCCGACAGTTTATAACATGATGAGATTCTTTTTGTTCAAACCATGACGACATTCAGACAGTGTATAACATGGTAAGATTTAGACAGTACAAACAGTTGTGAGAGTCCGACAGTACATACCGTAATGAGATAGAGACAGTACATATCGTGGTGAAATTCAGACAGTACATACCTTGGTGAGATTCAGAAAGTACATACCGTGGTGGGATTCAGTCAGTAAATACCGTGGTGAGGTTCAGAAGTGAATACCATGGTGAGATTTACAAAGCACATACCGTGGTGAGATTCAGACAGTACATAACGTGGTGAGATTCAGTCAGTACATACCATGTTGGGATTCAGACAGTACATACCATGGTGAGATTCAGTCAATACATACCGTGGTGAGATTTAGACAGGACATACCGTGGTGTGATTCAGACAGCACATTCCATGGTGAGATTCAGAAAGTACATAACGTGGTGAGATTCGGTCAGTACATACCGTTGTGAGATTCAGACAGTACATACCATGGTGAGATTTAACCAGTACATCCCATGGTGAGTTTCAGACAGTATATAACGTGGTGAGATTCAGACAGTACAAACCATGGTGAGATTCAGACTGTGCACACTGTGGTGagattcagactgtacatactgTGGTGAGATTCAGTCAGTACATACCGTGGTGCGATTCCGACAGTACATACCGTGGTGAGATTCCGACAGTACATACCGTGGTGGCATTCAGTTAGTACATACTGTGGTGACATTCaaactgtacataccgtggtgacatttagactgtacataccgtggtgacattcagactgtacataccatggttacattcagactgtacatacctaggtgacattcagactgtacataccatggtgacattcagactgtacataccgtggtgatattcagactgtacataccgtggtgacattcagtcAGTACATActgtggtgacattcagactgtacataccgttgTGATATTCAGGCTgtacataccatggtgacattcagactgtacataccgtggtgacattcagtcggtacataccgtggtgacattcagactgtacataccatggtgacattcagactgtacatactaTGGCGACATTCAGCCAGTACATACTGTGATGatattcagactgtacataccgtggtgacatttaGTCTGTACATACCATAGTGACAGTCAGTCAGTACATACCGTGTTGAcgttcagactgtacataccatggtgacattcagaccGTACATACCGTGgcgacattcagactgtacataccgtggttaCATTTCGACCGTACATACCGTGGTGCGATTTGGTCAGAGAAAATCATGGTGAGATTTAGAGAGTACATGACCATGGTGTAATTCAGTTATATTATACCGCGTTTAGAAACAATCCGTTTACACTATGGTTCTTgcaaaacatgtatgcccccaaACGTGTAGCAAAGCTGTTTTTCTGAATAAATAGGCTTTAAGTCAACATCTTTAAGAATATAAAGAATATatcataataaataaaatcaatttaaaaaaggcaAAAGAGACAGGAATTGTTTCAGAATTAGGCTgacatcatgaaataaaaaaatattgccttAAATATTGTGTAGGTTTCCAAAGTTTATTGTTGCCGCAAAATCAAATCTGAAGACACTtagtaaattttaatttattggaCGTGAACTTTTTGTGAACATCAAAATTTATCAAAGATAATGTATATCCTGCATGATAACTTGATTAAACGCAACAAGTGCATACAGTAACATAAAATCCAATCATTAGAGATAAAGTGTCCACTGTTGCGATGGTGTTAAGACACAACTAAAACAATCTTTTTATGTTTTATGGCTATTTAAGCCAATGTGATTTTGACCTTACATCTGCTGACCTCTAAAGTGATAGGCGTTTACATTACCTACTTGGCAAACAGCCGTCAAATTTGGATAATTGTAGATCTAAGCGGTCTCGGGATATCGTTCGGAAATCAAATGGACTATGGACCAATTGTCCTTCTAACCAACTAACGTGCAGTTGCATAGTAATGTACCCCGCTTTTTTGTAATAACAACATCAAGAAAATAAACTAATTGAGTTGATAATCATCCTTGTTTTATGTATATCATATTGAATACGTTCGATATTATCGTGCTGAAATTcatgtattattttgatttttgattCTGTATATCAATGcgacacaattttgttatttttttaaatgaaagttaACTTAAGTGATTAAAGTATGATACGAACTGTATCCCTCTGAACATATATTTTGAATTGATAATCAGGGATAAACAATTGCTACATGTAGATGTGTATTAGTCTATAGaaggtttatatatttataaatatacgcTACCTTTATAAAGTATTggttttattaactttatttcaggtttttattataaatatcgaACATACCAGAGTAAGTATATGAAGTGTCTTGATAGATCTTCTTCACCAGCTGACCGTCCATTGTGTACTTATATAAGGCAGTGAATGATGAAATAAACAGATGCTCTTTATAACGAGAAATACCATTACAGTGATGTGGAAACTTAAGTACTCTTTGTTTAACTATCTGCCTGTTGTTGACCTTGAGAAACTGGACAGTTTTGGTGTTACGCCAGGATGAAACTGTAACAGCGACCTCAGTAGGACTGATACTACACATGTCCCAAAGCAAAGTAGGCATGTCAAGGTGAGCGACAACTTTGTACATAGCATCAATCAACTTCACCCTCTTGTTCTTTCGGTCAGCGATTAGAATGTCTCCACCAGGTAGCTCACATATGCCTCTGATGTCCCATTGAGATGTGTCAGATGCTATTCGAATATTGTAAAGTGATTTAGTCGTAAACTCGAGTATCCTGTGTTTGCTCTTTTCCGGCTGAATTTCAGCGCATTCAATATTTCCAAGAGATGAGAAACCTGATAGTGTTCCATAAATACTCGGGTTGCTATTGAACGTAACGACAGAGCCCCTGTGAACAATCAATGTCTTTAACAGATTCTCAGCTTGTGAAACCATTTCCAATGCTTTCTGGTACGCTATAAATGACAGATCCTTTGGATCCTTTTTAACTTTATTAATTGCATCGCTTATTTTCTTGAAACCGTCCGTAGCCTTAAAACACTTCTTCTCATTTGATTGTAAAGAATGTTTCAATTTTTGCAACATGTTATCTAACGAATGCACTGTTTTTCTCTCTAATTCATCTAGTATGTCGTTTATTTTCTGACGAAGCCCTTTTATTTCTTCAGAAGCTTTCTCATACGAATCCTGAAGTTCCTTCAGAAATTCCTGTGTATCATCAATTGCAGTTTCAAGCTTTTGCTGGGCATCGTTGATACTTGCAGAAATTTGATGAAAGTCCCCCGCATCATAAACAGCTTGTGTTTTTTCTGTTATCAGCACCAGCTTGACACAGGGCCTGTAATACAATACGTATTCGTTAAAGGATGAATTTGCGGCTATACTATACGTTGCAAAAACGTCGGTCACTGATAGAACAGCGTGTTACTGATTgggtatattaaatataattgttcACAGACTGTCTACCTTTTTAAAACTTTGATTTAATGTATTGAGTAAATGCTACCAATAGAgttaatatttgaaacaaataaaataagcattacaAAATATTTGAATTGACATTGTTGCCTTCACTGGATTGAACTCAGAAATTGTTATAGCAGAGTCTTGTGCGCGTATACTTCCGTCACACCGGACTTGCGTTCTAACTGCGTAATAATGGCGCCTAATGACTCGGTAGGATCGCCAAAGACGCTGTGGGGTCCTCGTGAAAACTAGAAGACGGCGTTCAAACGCAAAGAACCATAAGGTGGTGAAAATACGGCGACCTGTTTGGACATGCTTTACGGCGTTCTTGCTAGATCGCCATGAGGACAGCATAAACACAGCAGTAACGCGATAGAAACGTGAACTTGCATGGGACGTATAACAGTCATACTAGAGTCGCCATGGAAACGCAGAAGTTGTTCGTAGACACATTGATACTCTTCTGCGTTCgtattttgtatgttttactcgtattataataataattattattattattataacactgTAGTGCAAACTTTAAGACAGAAGAGTTTCACAGGCTTCGAAATTTCCATGAGCCTTATTTCCTAAAAGCATATTCTTATCGTTTTTGGATACTGTATGagtttttgaaaaatgtcaaGCCAAATAGATTTGCTAATTTTGGGACATTAAGAATGTTATGCGGACGCGGCTGATAATCGGTGTTCTTGCTACCACCGTCGGGCGGTTTGCAAAAGCTTATATGTTTTATCGTAATAAGGACTCATTTCCGTTGAGACAGGTTCATTAACATtatacttttttttccaaaatatcgATGAAAAacgttacaaacgctttattaaTTTACTGATTTCCATGAAAGATTATATTTAAATGAGTcgatatttgaatattttactAAGTCCTGGTTGTTATTTCGCTTTTTTAAATATacgtttaacattattttgtgcAATATATaccatttttgtgaaaattattattttgctaGACTACGAATACACCCCTTAAATACCTTAAATACGTAATTTACCTGTGTGTTACTTCATTGAACGAAATGTGCAAAAGATACGTGTTTATATAGTGCAACCGACTGTATAGATTTGAACACAAGTAAACATAGATGTCCCATATTAATCTGGCGCTGACCATTATGCATGAAGTATATTAAAGTACCGCAACAGCATCACATGGAAGCTATTATAACCGATTCAAGCGTAAATCATTCAACAGACTGTTATGAACTCATTACACTCGTGCTAGACGTGCACTAACATTGCAAGCGTATAATTTATGCTAATAAAGTTTAAGAGTTCCGAGTCAATATTGTTGAGCTATGCCACGGTTTGGagtgatgttattattattttacaatacaaATTGAGAGTGATGTAAAACGTTTTCTGCAAAAAACTATGTACTAAGAATGTTCTGAAATGTTCTGTTTCATAATTTGTAAATGTCTGTCAATGCTCCAGCTAGGTCTAAATGGAAGGGCGCGCGCGCCGCCATGCCCTTCCCTTTTCGAGGCCCCGCCCTGCCCGGTTTTTAGACACATTATActttataaatctcttattacattttaattaacgTATTCCTAATTGTAGACATATTATTTGCATggttttaaataataatggaaataatatattctacaattattaataacttacaaattaatatgcaacaggtAGCATTCCAGATACGACCGCTCGCTCGAAAGTGCCGTTTTGTAAAATACTGCAAGTCGAAAGTGCTCTTTTGAGAAAATAGCCCCCACTCCACCCCCTGCCGTTTTGATATACTAGCTACATAATGTGTATGCCTCCTTCAAAGATGcatggtatattgctttgcacctgtGCGTCGGTCGGTCGCTAGGTCGGTTGGTCGCTAGGTCGGTATCTCGGTACGAAGACCTTTTGTTTTCGCGCTGTTTATAGATGTCGCATttacaacaagaaatatctttaaaaaagatatacggcgtaaatagtttaatgaatgagatcaagtatagcgaatgtctttttctgtgcagttcttagctgcatcacacgcagtacgggatgttacggggagttttcgcggcttattttacattataacatattgctggtcataaacctatagatacaaaacagaaaaccaaaagaagaatggaagtgaaatttaaacatgtgagtcaaccggccacacgagaagtatccgtatttataggcgcgttcttcgaacaaacctgttttagtggtttgtcgggcattgctatttgattcgattattaacagtatcaattatcatcgtgctaatgcttaaagtgatattatgggcattttgcactgttgaattgagctgaaaagaattaacaggtcaaaatagttagttaaaatgtggttactgattaattatctgcaactcaccttgctaccagttgtttataaaaatatattttatattcgatattcttacgtgacccacccagtcctgtaagctgaaatgatccgtaaaacaatttcatgtctttgtgtcgtatgaacaaatctgcactaaaactaaatttaggttcaactcgtaaacgcatgatcagttgtcaaacgaaagtacggttgatattcaaatgcattatttttctctttctggtatattgttttagtatgatgatgctgcattaattaatatcagtatatatgaagtagaaacatcaaaaataatcaacggttgcgatagacacctataaactgttacatgctcataatatcactttagtacattaggcaatatggacgaataattattgttaaatttatcaacaataatatttatcattgtattgttgaaaacacattaagaatctattatttacataccataattatattgctgaatatcttcatttaacatatttctggtctaaagaaaattccaggtcacctagttcacggatagcgtctttattatataacgattattttactggccgccaactccggtgatgacctgtatataaactctgaatgtccgcgaattgacccgatatacctcgcgggttgaaatgcaatgctttaaagtgaggcctcgcttccattgctctttatacttttacatgttaacatgttgacaggaataaggaagtaagtactaaatatgagaacatagccttttaagtataaacgctcttgcgctggtaatactctgaaaataaaaggtgtacgcacaaactgtattgatgtcgagaattcagtgtaaaactgttctatctattaagccttttcattcgagataaaattgtttcatacagtaaaacagtgttacaaagacgcggatatgtttccaatgttctggtggtatactcaaatcagccaatggaataaatgaagtgtattcattcgtacctagccgcgggaaattttattggaattttattggacacttacaaaggtcaggctaaggtgaaaagctggcttatgcagcttacgccgaaaaatgtaCCTATAACCATGTACATCGGTTAAATGGTTTCTTGAAATAGAAGAAAGATGACTATCGATTTGTAGTcaataggtcaaagatcaaggtcagtTCAAGGGCTCGTCACAGTAAATGGAAAAACGACGACAGCTTTTGATTTTAGGGTTACTCGGTCAAAGGTTAGGACCACATTGTCATGTACCAGGAAATTGGTTTTGGCACCATTTTGTCAGAACGCTTAAACCTACGACTATGCAAATTAATAAAATGGCTGAAAAAAGACGCATTTTGATTTTAGGTAACCAAGTCAAAGTcaatgtattttcattatatcAAGAGAGCGCTTTGAACTATGATCATCTTAACAGGTTTGCTATtgtgattttgaggtcaataggtaaAAAAACAAGGTCGCAAGGGATTGTTACAGCAAATTCGTTTCTGCTTACAGTCGTTTGAAAGCTTTGACTTACGATCATTAAAACTGGTGTATAAGTAAGTTTTGACGAAGGCTGGCCCCTTATGATTTACAAATCAAGAGGTTTTATGTCGAAGTCTCATAGACGACTTGGCAGACAGTCGGGGTAGGGTCATACATGGTTTACAAATATCTCTTGCTTATTAAATCGAGTTATGAATTCGTGTAGTTGCGACCAAAATAAGTTGAAATGGTCAGGATAGATTAACAATGATAGTTAACAATTAGAGATATCTACTTTGTCTTAGCATAGATACCGTTATAGAGTAGTGCAAACTTGACGAAGGGAGATACAAATATTTGGGCTTGTACTTACAGGTAAGTGAAATTTGTCTTATTTTCTCTTGTAAAAAATATccattgtttaattatatatttgattctctTATCATCAGTTTTGATTTTTTACGAATCTAGAATGTTGCTGTTTGGTATTTGGCGTAATAACCCACCAAAATTGCATTGTAAAGCAACCAGAACGGTGACACAATAATATGATGTGCtctttgtttaataaaaatagaaGTATAGATTATCTTAatcacattgaaaaaataaaatctttaaatacggttgtttcttttaaatctttttttagcATACAAATACCAAAActctattggtttgtattatatatttacgACAGATGATTTCATTATATTTCGACATTATAACTGCATAACGTGTGAACGTGTTAATTACAAATTTTGATAATCTGATGACTGCTATTATCAACTTACCCATATGTGTGTATGCATTTAGACATGTAATTAAACAGTTAATGTAAATCGATTTCAAAGTATCTTTATTGAACATGAGTTTCCAATTTCGACATCATTTAAAAAGTTGAACATACACATACGATACGTGCGACAATGCAACTCgatatttaaataagtttttctatATCTTCGATATTGATGATAAAGTTCTAATCATGGTTAAGTGATTTTATTTTACAGGAATGATCTGGTCTTACAAAATGTTTTAACCATTTAAGTGCATGTTATAAAGAAATTATATAGCCTACCTGTGTTCATGGAAGAGACACAAGGCGCAACATAATTTGCCGTGATCTTCACAAAACATCTCTATCAGACGATCAGAATGATGTTGACAAAATTGCAAATCATCAAATGATTTTGTTGTAGCAGGCCATTTATCAATCTCTCCTTTCTCATAAGCGATGTGCAACGAATAAAACATTTTGTGGAGCCCTTCACAGTCTTCACAAAGGCCTTTTGAACACTTCTGACAGTAAAACATGGCTTCCTTGTTGACATTTTTCTCTTCACACACATTGCAGCAAAAGTCATATAATAAATCTGATCCTTTCTCCGCCATTGTCACACAATCAACAAATGTAAAACGAAACTAGAAatgtaaatattgtgtttaatatttcaaGAATATATGACTCCGTTCATTTACAGATTCTAAGAGCTGTAAGAAATTCACGagtgtaaaaaaatatatcacaCATTCCAATTGCCTAATCTCTAAAAACAGTATTTGAAACAACTTGACTCGATTTATGCTCAATATATTGAACAATCGATATCAGGTTACTGAATGTCATTATTTAGAACGGTATAACATCGGCACATCTCGATTATTTTGACGCTTTATGACAAAGGTCGCAATCGGcaatcctcggacaattccgccataagggcgatcgtctctcgggtgtatttggtggaagaatatttctaacgcctctaggcggaagatattacaccgaaaatatagttcgggttacacaccactatatttgcactaaattaaacgataatatagaaatataaggaccaatatctctgaggagtaatataatagaatatttatttatgttattgtttaaaattagctttcattgcatacaaaatattcaaatgttaataaaatataaagaaggccaataagttgtttattaaagtgaaaataacaacattattcaaacttaaaagaaccagtatttcttaaattatattcattgcaacattgctgatgttcggcagggcgacaaactttgagatttaatcaatatgtttatgttctataccataaacaattgtACAATACTGTACAGTGGTTCAGAGAAAACTCtttggtgtaatataagaaatagtaaactccacgttggtccaaatggcattatagtgaccagccaggcagccacaaactgtatatggaccatagccatatGGCGCTCAGTGGGGTTTACAATAACCAGTTTTGcgacacctgaaaggtttcatggaatggaatgagtggggagctagattaaatatgaaaaacgattctttctgtacatttgatgatggcaaccatacagtacttctagcagatattctttatattttagcctaggcattttaattccagatgttgttatccccgccaggcaactagctttttaaagCCTTAAagaatccagtgccattaaaattagggacagtgtaacaatatTAAGTTTAGTAATATTcatatattaaggcataactttgcccttggaaatgaactcaattcagaatggcctctcaaaataagacatactgtattaaaaatgataaaacacagCAGTGGttgttaacatttatattatttatcttttaagaaaatttaaaatacatatcacagacatgcccatggttttgggtcggtaCTCTTAATTGAGCTGGGAAACAAAAACcctaaatatggtcgacagtgcaggcaacaattgtaaaaagatagtttccatccctgactgccattacttacatgaagtaatttaactgtaatatgtctggcaaCACAGTCACACTGttcttaatattgatttattaatttattcgtgcatatgtatatatatgtcatacaagtacagatcatacaatacattcaatttacaacattaaacaaatggaaaacaattatcacaggttttggatcacaatgcattgatagataacatttttaatatcacagtcaaagttaatcagttaaattcagttacaagtatcTAGTCAgtggcagagatctgaaataacaagtaccCGGTagttacaaaatgttgaaatcaagacatgatatatatatatatatatatatatatatatatatatatatatatatatatatatatatatatatatatatatatatatatatatataccacaggatgtctcATGAAAGTTATGCAACTTATTTCTAATGGGGTCCTATAGATGGGTggcaaatgtacaaaaatggtggcattaaagtgatattatgggcctttttcactgttgaattgagctcaAAAGacttaacaggtcaaaagagtaagttaaaatgtggttactgaccaattatctgcaactcatcttgctaccagttgtttataaaaatatattttatattcaatattttacgtgactcacccagtcctgtaagccgaaatgatccgtaaaacaaaagtgtgtctttgtgtcgtataaacgaatctgcactaaacctAAATTTAGGCTCACATTGTACATGTTTGATCAGTTGTCCaacgaaagtacagttgattttcaaatgcattattttctctttccgggatattgttttagtatgttgatgctgcattaacaaatataagtgtatatgaagtgaaaacatcaaaaataaacaacgattgcgatagacacctataaactgttagatgcccataatatcactttagtacgcataaaaatataattcatttaaacttgagactatagtcttgagatcaaatagtaattagcatatattatagAGAGCACTGGTTATACTACTATCTTGtgatcacatttaaatgtacgtacAAATACTGTATTGATGACTAATTTAAACaatagtcatatatatatatataacaaaccaaTCACATACAACATTAATTTAAACTATAAGACTGCTCGTAAAATATAAAATCAGCATGTTCTTTCAATTTCATATTGTCTGTGAGAGCAGTTttcaatttctttttaaattcatattttttcttaaagattttaaCATCAGCAGGTAGACAGGTCCAGTGTTTGATcgctttattataataaaaagtagtgctggtaaaaccattcacttgaggtaaataaaatttacctttactatgtctactgttatGAATATGTATATCAGACACTTAACTAAAATTATTACATTTCTTATTAACACTTTTACGTGTTGATTGCTTAACtctttttgaacatttaaccaaccaatactactaaaatctttaactttcaaagatgttctagggtcatatccatgaataaatttaacaactttattctgttCTGTAATCTATTTTTAACTGTGTACTAATACCATTGTACCATGAAGagctagcatagtcaaaatggcaATGAACCAAttaattacataacaattttcttaattccatatgGTTTTGTCTATagaagaatcttattcttgagttcaccttaataataatattattaacaatagatgtagcagaaagatcagtgtccAATATTGAACAAAGGTATttaacagatgattgagaaacaatagtgtgatcttTACAATTTACATTAGAgttatgaagtttagataatttccttttggaaccaaacactatacatttagttttttttcaaggtgagtttgttatccactaaccattt
Encoded proteins:
- the LOC127872851 gene encoding E3 ubiquitin-protein ligase TRIM71-like isoform X3, which codes for MAEKGSDLLYDFCCNVCEEKNVNKEAMFYCQKCSKGLCEDCEGLHKMFYSLHIAYEKGEIDKWPATTKSFDDLQFCQHHSDRLIEMFCEDHGKLCCALCLFHEHRPCVKLVLITEKTQAVYDAGDFHQISASINDAQQKLETAIDDTQEFLKELQDSYEKASEEIKGLRQKINDILDELERKTVHSLDNMLQKLKHSLQSNEKKCFKATDGFKKISDAINKVKKDPKDLSFIAYQKALEMVSQAENLLKTLIVHRGSVVTFNSNPSIYGTLSGFSSLGNIECAEIQPEKSKHRILEFTTKSLYNIRIASDTSQWDIRGICELPGGDILIADRKNKRVKLIDAMYKVVAHLDMPTLLWDMCSISPTEVAVTVSSWRNTKTVQFLKVNNRQIVKQRVLKFPHHCNGISRYKEHLFISSFTALYKYTMDGQLVKKIYQDTSYTYSVYKCAVSPDGSRLYVTNYSLNKLLILSMDGTVLSSLDDPALRGPTGIHVSETGLMLICGTESNNVVQVDDDGGVVTLASEEDGLFRPESVYYSASTGRLIVGNQNGNILVAKIKC
- the LOC127872851 gene encoding E3 ubiquitin-protein ligase TRIM71-like isoform X1, coding for MAEKGSDLLYDFCCNVCEEKNVNKEAMFYCQKCSKGLCEDCEGLHKMFYSLHIAYEKGEIDKWPATTKSFDDLQFCQHHSDRLIEMFCEDHGKLCCALCLFHEHRPCVKLVLITEKTQAVYDAGDFHQISASINDAQQKLETAIDDTQEFLKELQDSYEKASEEIKGLRQKINDILDELERKTVHSLDNMLQKLKHSLQSNEKKCFKATDGFKKISDAINKVKKDPKDLSFIAYQKALEMVSQAENLLKTLIVHRGSVVTFNSNPSIYGTLSGFSSLGNIECAEIQPEKSKHRILEFTTKSLYNIRIASDTSQWDIRGICELPGGDILIADRKNKRVKLIDAMYKVVAHLDMPTLLWDMCSISPTEVAVTVSSWRNTKTVQFLKVNNRQIVKQRVLKFPHHCNGISRYKEHLFISSFTALYKYTMDGQLVKKIYQDTSYTYSVYKCAVSPDGSRLYVTNYSLNKLLILSMDGTVLSSLDDPALRGPTGIHVSETGLMLICGTESNNVVQVDDDGGVVTLASEEDGLFRPESVYYSASTGRLIVGNQNKNILVAENACCW
- the LOC127872851 gene encoding E3 ubiquitin-protein ligase TRIM71-like isoform X4 encodes the protein MAEKGSDLLYDFCCNVCEEKNVNKEAMFYCQKCSKGLCEDCEGLHKMFYSLHIAYEKGEIDKWPATTKSFDDLQFCQHHSDRLIEMFCEDHGKLCCALCLFHEHRPCVKLVLITEKTQAVYDAGDFHQISASINDAQQKLETAIDDTQEFLKELQDSYEKASEEIKGLRQKINDILDELERKTVHSLDNMLQKLKHSLQSNEKKCFKATDGFKKISDAINKVKKDPKDLSFIAYQKALEMVSQAENLLKTLIVHRGSVVTFNSNPSIYGTLSGFSSLGNIECAEIQPEKSKHRILEFTTKSLYNIRIASDTSQWDIRGICELPGGDILIADRKNKRVKLIDAMYKVVAHLDMPTLLWDMCSISPTEVAVTVSSWRNTKTVQFLKVNNRQIVKQRVLKFPHHCNGISRYKEHLFISSFTALYKYTMDGQLVKKIYQDTSYTYSVYKCAVSPDGSRLYVTNYSLNKLLILSMDGTVLSSLDDPALRGPTGIHVSETGLLLICGYQSHSVVQMDDDGGVVTLASKEDCLDRPDSVYYNAITGRLIVGNQNGNILVAKIKC
- the LOC127872851 gene encoding E3 ubiquitin-protein ligase TRIM71-like isoform X6; translation: MAEKGSDLLYDFCCNVCEEKNVNKEAMFYCQKCSKGLCEDCEGLHKMFYSLHIAYEKGEIDKWPATTKSFDDLQFCQHHSDRLIEMFCEDHGKLCCALCLFHEHRPCVKLVLITEKTQAVYDAGDFHQISASINDAQQKLETAIDDTQEFLKELQDSYEKASEEIKGLRQKINDILDELERKTVHSLDNMLQKLKHSLQSNEKKCFKATDGFKKISDAINKVKKDPKDLSFIAYQKALEMVSQAENLLKTLIVHRGSVVTFNSNPSIYGTLSGFSSLGNIECAEIQPEKSKHRILEFTTKSLYNIRIASDTSQWDIRGICELPGGDILIADRKNKRVKLIDAMYKVVAHLDMPTLLWDMCSISPTEVAVTASDSGNTKTVQFLKVNNRQIVKERVLKFPHQCNGISRYKEHLFIASHTALYKYTMDGQLVKKIYEATSHSNTGMFNIYNNNLKYSY
- the LOC127872851 gene encoding E3 ubiquitin-protein ligase TRIM71-like isoform X8 — protein: MAEKGSDLLYDFCCNVCEEKNVNKEAMFYCQKCSKGLCEDCEGLHKMFYSLHIAYEKGEIDKWPATTKSFDDLQFCQHHSDRLIEMFCEDHGKLCCALCLFHEHRPCVKLVLITEKTQAVYDAGDFHQISASINDAQQKLETAIDDTQEFLKELQDSYEKASEEIKGLRQKINDILDELERKTVHSLDNMLQKLKHSLQSNEKKCFKATDGFKKISDAINKVKKDPKDLSFIAYQKALEMVSQAENLLKTLIVHRGSVVTFNSNPSIYGTLSGFSSLGNIECAEIQPEKSKHRTLEFTTKSLYNIPIASDTDHCDIRGICELPGGDILIADQRNKRMKLIDAMYKVVAHLDMPFSPWDICSISSTEVAVTASDSGNTKTVQFLKVNNRQIVKERVLKFPHQCNGISRYKEHLFIASHTALYKYTMDGQLVKKIYEATSHSNTGMFNIYNNNLKYSY